The genomic window ATAAGAATACGGCTACCTTCTTTTACACCAACCATGCGCATGGGTTGTAGAACTGTAAGTATTGCCAATGTACTTGCCGCTGCCTGAATATGAGAAATATTCTTTGGTTTAAGAGCCAGGTGATTAGCCGGAGCAGCAACATATTCCGCGTAAGCCTTTCCATGTCCCGGGTGCTTAATCACCCCGAAGACCTCATCACCAACTTTAAAATCCTTTACATCGGCACCTACTTCTATTACCACTCCAGAAAGATCCCAACCTAAGATCATCGGACTCTCCCCATTAAATATCCAATGTACACTCTTGTTCTCACGAACAATTGCATCGGCAGGATTAATACTTATTGCTTTTGTCTGTACAAGAACCTCGCCTGGCAATAATTCAGGTACTGGAGCATTTTCAAGAGAAAAGTTACTAATCCCCCCTTGCTCTTTTAAAATCATTGCTTTCATGATTTACAGATAAGATTCACGAGTTCCTTGTAATGCTGATTTTTCGATAGCGCTAATCATTCTATGGCGTATAACAGCGTCTTCAAAAGTAGGAGCGTTTCCGGATTGTAAAAGTGTATAGTTTTGTCCTACACTCGATGGGATATAATCTAGTCCATAGTCAGCAACTAAATTATATTCTTCTGGTACCTCAACAATTTCCATAGTACCATTTTCACCAGTACTCATCATGATACGAGGTTCAAATACTGCAAGACTTCCCCCATCAGCAATAATTTGAATATCTCCTTTGGTTCCATTGATTTCCCAAAAGAAATTGGTCCCGGAAAGCATCCCCCCTCTGAAATGAACACTTGCTACAGCTCCACCTTCAAGGATACCACTTACAACTACTTGGTCTGCTATTTTGAATGGTATTTCTTGCCCGTTCTCTACAATAGTTGTAGTTTTTCTACGTGTCGCTGTTGTTGCATTTAGTTCCGAGAATTCACCTAAAACAAAACACATAGCATCTACGGCATTACCAAATGTTACATTAATCATTCCAGCACCATTTTCGGGATCAACTGTATAATCATTAGCCATAGGAGTATACTCACCATAAATAATACCTGAACCAATCATACTTGTAGACAAGACTTCTCCGAGATGCCCCTGATTAATATAATCTCGTATAAAACGAATTGCAGGTACAGATCTAGATTGTAAACCAATGTATCCTTTTACATTATTTTCCCTAGCGAGAAAAGCAAGCTCTTCAGTTTCTTGTAAGTTTTTACCCAAAGGCCATTCGCTGAATACATTTTTACCACCAGAAACAACCTCACGAATAATTTCATTATGCAACGGAACTCTGACCGCAACCAATACCATTTCTACATCATCACTATTAACCAACTCTTTAGTGGATCCATAAATATTCTCAACCTCGTAAGCTTTTTTTAAAAGATCCACAGTTTCACTATTTCTGCTTGATAATGCTGTAATTTCATAACCGGGCAATGCTTTTAATGCCGGTATATGTGCCATGGAGGCCCATCCTCTTTCTGGATTCGCACCTACGATTCCAACTTTAATTTTATTCATTCTATTTTTTTTATTAATTAGTAATTGGTATGTTATACACCAAGGATTACCATAACTGTTAGCCTCAAAGCATTAAAAATGCTTTTTATTAAAGGTCTGTAAATAACTAACTATTCTTATTTCGTTTGAACTGTAAAACACAGATTAAGGTATTGAACTAACTTTCATCTTTGCTACATATATGTTGTTAAAATTTAAAGTATATTTAAAAACATTCATGAATACAATATCTTTCACAGTTTTAAATATAATTTAACACACAATCCAGATAATACATTAATTGTAAGACATTTATAAATTAATGTTCGCCTCATTAATTTATATTAAATTTATCAACATGCCTTACCTTTAGTGATTAACGGCCTTTAAAGTCTTTTTGTAACTTATGAAAATGAGACTATCTTTTTAAGCAGGTATTTTTCATTCTTTGAAAACATCTTCTAGTTACGAAACACTTTAATGTAGAGCTTCAGAAATATCAACACAGATAGCATTTTTTTGCTTTTAATTTATGCTTTCCTACTATTAAATTTTATCATTTTCTCAACATTTTCCTGCAAATATTTAACAGGTGCTGCTCCAAATTTTTCCCTAAAGGATCGAGAAAAATGAGAGATATCTTCAAATCCTACTTCCAAATATATTTCGGATGGCTTCTTCCCTTTTTTTGTAATTAGATAGTGAGCCTGCTCAAGTCTTTTTTGTAACAACCACCTACCCGGCGAAACTTTAAACACCTTTTTAAAATCTCTTTTGAAAGTTGCTATACTTCGTCCGCTCATATAGCTGAAACGTTCTAGCGGTACATTAAACTGAAAGTTACGATTCATAAAAGCTTCCAGATCTATTTTCCCAGGTTTGCCAAAATGAAATAATATATTTTTAAGATTAGGATCCGTCTTAATTAATAATAAAACAGCTTCTTTCATCTTCAAACTCAGCAGTACCTGATTTTCATTACCTTCAAGGTTAAAATATGGTGGTAGTGAATTAATATAATTTATCAGCAAAGGGCTAGAGTTAATTTTTACTACGGAATCTTCAATTCCTTCCAACTCTTCTGTATATCTAAACTCTTTAATGAACTCTTTTAAAAAGGGTTGATCAAGCACAAGTGTGATTGTTTTATAATCGCCCTTTTCTGTAGGTATTGTAGTACACTTAGCCAAACAATTTTTTCTCAACAGACCGAAATCACCAGTGTTCAAAATATATTCTTTGTCTGCATCATTGATAATAAGTGAACCGGACTGTTGATATAAAAAAATGTGATCAGCTATGAACTGCTCATTTGATAAACTTTCCATAACGTAGCAAGAATCCTGAATATTGGTATGTATCATTTTTATCTTTTAAATTTTATAAACCTTTCACCTAACAATTAAATCACATAGCTACATATTGTATCTATTTTTCTAAAAAATATACCGTTATGTTTTATAAAGCTATCACTTTAGGTTCAACATATTCCTCTATACCATAAGTCCAAGAGGTTCGTCCGATACCAGACTGTTTAAAACCACCAAATGGAGATTGAGCTTCTCTATTAACAGCCGTATTAATCAAAACCCGACCTGAAACAATTTGTCGTGCTATTTCTTTCGCTTTTTCAATATCCTGTGAGCTAATATAAGCTGACAAACCGTATATAGTACTGTTAGCAATCTTTACAGCCTCCTCTTCAGTGGTGTAAGTTATAACAGAAAGTACAGGACCAAAAATCTCTTCATTAGCAATAATCATATCCTGATTCACATTCACAAAAACTGTAGGTTTAACATAAAAACCTTTAAATCCTTCCGGATGTCCCAAACCGCCGACAAGTACTTGTGCACCCTCATCTATCCCTGATTGTATGTAACGCTGCACTGTATCATACTGTTTTTTGCTTACCAAAGGACCAATATAAGATTGTGTATTCCAAAGATCACCAATCTTAATATTTTTCATGCCTTCTTTAATGAGATCCTTAACCTGTTCCAATTTACCTTCAGGTACAAGTATTCTAGTACCAGCATGACAGGCCTGACCACTATTGCTGAAACCTATTAATAATGCTAAGGGAATTGCTTTATCAAGATCAGCATCCTCAAGTATTATATTAGGTGACTTCCCTCCTAGCTCTAGGGTCACTCTTTTCATTGTTTGTGCCGCCGTACTAGAAATTAACCGGCCTACTTGAGTTGATCCCGTAAATGTAACAACTGCAACATCCGGATGAGAGTTTAAAACAGTCCCAACTTCGGGTCCTGTTCCATTAACAATATTGATCACTCCTTTTGGAACTCCGGCTTGATCAAAGCAGCGTGCAAGTATCTCTGTCTGTATAGCACTTAATTCACTAGGCTTAATAACAATTGTACATCCTGCAGCAATAGCTGGCGCCACTTTCCCACATATATGTGTATAGTTAGCATTCCAGGGAGTGATAGCCGCTATAACACCTAGCGGTTCATTGATTATAGTTGCAAATTCAAGCTGTTTTTCAAATTCAAAATTTTCCATCGCAGCTTTAGTATCTAGAAAGATCTGCGCTGCATATTGGGTTCTGCCTTTAGTAGCAGATATTGGAGATCCATATTCTTGTACTGCAGCTTCATTTAGTTCCTTTTCATTAGCTACCAGAACATCATATAGTCGCTCTAAAATTTCTGCACGCTCCTGAAGGGTTGATTTTGAAAATGATTCAAAAGCTTTTTTTGCGGCGTCGATTGCCAGGTTAGCATCGACCTCATCACCTAAATGAACCATTCCAATCTTTTCTCCACTATCAGGATTATAAAGATCCTGAACTTGTTTGCCATGAGGCTTTACAAACAATCCATTGATATAAATTTTATCTATTATTTTCATATTATTGAATAGCTTTATTGTGTACAAAAGTATGCCGATTTATAAATTTATAATTGCCCTAAAAGTTCAATTTTATTGTCTCAGGAGATCAACAATGATTTACTTAATATAGTTACTTAAACAAGAGCAAACTATATTTGACGTGCAACTGACATTTTGACTTTTTCACGGTAGTGCAAAGGAGCAATACCTTCCTTACTTTTAAAAAATCTACTAAAAGTTTGTAAATCGTCATATCCTAAATCATACGAAATTTCTTTTATACTTTTATCAGTATAAAGAATTTGATTTCTTGCATCTACCATAATTCTTTCGTGAATAAAATCTTTTGGCGGACAGCCGATTGCAGTCGAGAATATAGTAGAAAGCATTTTCGGAGATTTGTTAAGCTTAGATGCATAAAATGCAACATCATGATGCTCACAAAAATGGTTCTCAACAAGATAATTAAATGAACTAACAATCTCAAACAGCTCTTTTTTATTCCCTGTCAATCCTGCCGCCTGTGCACACAGATTTATAATTCTTTTAAGAAGAAGTGAAACTATGTCGTTTTGAAGTCGGTCTTGTAAAGAGATTTCATTGTGTAAAAAATTCCATGAATTCTCTAAATAAATTAACTGCTCAGCAGTCATTGATATAATTTTCACTTCTTTTTCAAATAAACCAAATAAATTATTCAAATCCATTTCATTGTCTTTAGAATAGCTGCAAAGCAGTGTTTTACTAAACCTTAACATTTTTGCGGAAGAAACTTTAATATTTTCAATAGAATGGGATGTGTTTAGAAAGAAGATTGAATTTTTTGAAATTTCATAACATACATTATCAATATGAACATACATTTCATTTCCTATATTCCAAATAACAGATAACTCACTTATATCTGTGTTAAAAATTAACGATGTATTAAGGGAGTCTAATTCACTTAATTTTAAGATGTTATTTATGGTGATTCTATTATCCATGATTATTTGTATATGTTAAACACTCTTAATCCAAATAATTCTAATTACTTAACGTAAAATGATAGTGAAGATTCCTGACGGGAAATACGTACTAAATTTTCTCCAAAATTGAAGTTCTACAATTAGAATCAATTATTAAATCTAAATCATACTATCCTTTTATTTTTCACTTGGTTTAATAATTATATAAAATTACATATACTAAGTTTGATTTTAATGGTAGAATTTTGATATAAAATTGTACTTTTTGTATAATTTAGTTAACCCCTAAAACTAATCGTTAATATTATATATAAGAAAAATTAATACGAATACTAGAGGGAAAATTCAAGCGGCATTCGGTAAAAAAATCGAGACGGTCTCAGAACTGATTTTAATACTTCCACAGTACAAATCGCATTTGAGACAGTCTCGTTAACTTTGATCAAAACTACTGATCAACTTTAAAACCAATATTTATAAATATTTGCTTACCTAACTAAATATTTTTATGTAGTTTAGAATATTACCTTACTATTTATCAGGTTGATAAAATCGTTTGTTTTGTTATTTTACTATAATAAACACTCCGATTTGAAATTTGATTCTAAAAACCGACTTCTTATGCGATTCCCCTATAAACCAGATACGTGAAAGTATCACCATTTATTACAAAGCCTCCCCATTTCGCATCATAATCAGCTGTTGGCTTAGAT from Chryseobacterium wanjuense includes these protein-coding regions:
- a CDS encoding aldehyde dehydrogenase family protein yields the protein MKIIDKIYINGLFVKPHGKQVQDLYNPDSGEKIGMVHLGDEVDANLAIDAAKKAFESFSKSTLQERAEILERLYDVLVANEKELNEAAVQEYGSPISATKGRTQYAAQIFLDTKAAMENFEFEKQLEFATIINEPLGVIAAITPWNANYTHICGKVAPAIAAGCTIVIKPSELSAIQTEILARCFDQAGVPKGVINIVNGTGPEVGTVLNSHPDVAVVTFTGSTQVGRLISSTAAQTMKRVTLELGGKSPNIILEDADLDKAIPLALLIGFSNSGQACHAGTRILVPEGKLEQVKDLIKEGMKNIKIGDLWNTQSYIGPLVSKKQYDTVQRYIQSGIDEGAQVLVGGLGHPEGFKGFYVKPTVFVNVNQDMIIANEEIFGPVLSVITYTTEEEAVKIANSTIYGLSAYISSQDIEKAKEIARQIVSGRVLINTAVNREAQSPFGGFKQSGIGRTSWTYGIEEYVEPKVIAL
- a CDS encoding Gfo/Idh/MocA family protein: MNKIKVGIVGANPERGWASMAHIPALKALPGYEITALSSRNSETVDLLKKAYEVENIYGSTKELVNSDDVEMVLVAVRVPLHNEIIREVVSGGKNVFSEWPLGKNLQETEELAFLARENNVKGYIGLQSRSVPAIRFIRDYINQGHLGEVLSTSMIGSGIIYGEYTPMANDYTVDPENGAGMINVTFGNAVDAMCFVLGEFSELNATTATRRKTTTIVENGQEIPFKIADQVVVSGILEGGAVASVHFRGGMLSGTNFFWEINGTKGDIQIIADGGSLAVFEPRIMMSTGENGTMEIVEVPEEYNLVADYGLDYIPSSVGQNYTLLQSGNAPTFEDAVIRHRMISAIEKSALQGTRESYL
- a CDS encoding helix-turn-helix domain-containing protein → MIHTNIQDSCYVMESLSNEQFIADHIFLYQQSGSLIINDADKEYILNTGDFGLLRKNCLAKCTTIPTEKGDYKTITLVLDQPFLKEFIKEFRYTEELEGIEDSVVKINSSPLLINYINSLPPYFNLEGNENQVLLSLKMKEAVLLLIKTDPNLKNILFHFGKPGKIDLEAFMNRNFQFNVPLERFSYMSGRSIATFKRDFKKVFKVSPGRWLLQKRLEQAHYLITKKGKKPSEIYLEVGFEDISHFSRSFREKFGAAPVKYLQENVEKMIKFNSRKA
- a CDS encoding helix-turn-helix domain-containing protein produces the protein MDNRITINNILKLSELDSLNTSLIFNTDISELSVIWNIGNEMYVHIDNVCYEISKNSIFFLNTSHSIENIKVSSAKMLRFSKTLLCSYSKDNEMDLNNLFGLFEKEVKIISMTAEQLIYLENSWNFLHNEISLQDRLQNDIVSLLLKRIINLCAQAAGLTGNKKELFEIVSSFNYLVENHFCEHHDVAFYASKLNKSPKMLSTIFSTAIGCPPKDFIHERIMVDARNQILYTDKSIKEISYDLGYDDLQTFSRFFKSKEGIAPLHYREKVKMSVARQI